The window CCTGTTCATTTGATTAACCACTAAATTATACCCTTTGCAACAGAACTGATGAGGAAGCAGCAGTCCTACACAAAGTGGGACATCAGCACACCAGAACCACAAGCTGCTATTGCTCACACCCCCTACCCATCTCTAGACACTGCAAAGCTATTCCAGACCAGGAACAGAACAATATTCTACAAAGATTTTGGCAAAGGGAATGGTTTGACAGAATTAGCTTGGGGTATCATCCTGTTTAGCTTGACAAAAAGGAGCTTGGGAATTAAAACACCACGAGGCTTTGAAGACTAGCAGCATATTGACTTGAACTTTTCTACTCACAGAAGGGGAGTGagttggagggaaaaaaaagtcaaaagcaGAAACACTTTATTATTAAATCACATGACATTTCACAAGTGGGAAGACCAGGTAAAACAGACATTAAGCCTCCGACTTTAATTACGAGATGAACTGCTGAGCACAAGTCCCCAGCTGCCCAATTTACCTCCGAGTCGTCCATTGCCTCCTTCAGTATTTGCAAGTGAGCATTCACTGCTTGCACAGCAGATTCCTGTGCAGTAATTGCCTGAAGTGTTATCCGAGCTGTAGAGCTTAGGGCTCCTTCCAATGTTGCTGCGAGGGCTGGAAAAAAAACGTGAATTAACTGAAGTCTCATCACTGAAGTGACACATTACATCTTCTACATTTCCTCCAGTGTCTCCTTACGTTGTTTTCTGTGACCCACAAGAGTCGGTCAGTTTGGGAACAATTCTTTTGTCCCTTAAAGCATGTGCAGGAAAACTGCTGGTATGGACTTACCTGAGATCTTCTCTTGCTCCTCTTTGTCTTGCTGGGCAAGGCGAGCCGCGACTTCGTCTGGTGATCGCTCTTTTATAGCATGGGAACCCTCCTGTTCTTTAtctgtaaaagcagagaaatgattTCAGCGCCGGATTGACCTGTTTCATCCAAACTGATGCACGGATTACTTGCAACCTTCTTTTCAAAATTGCCTTTCACAGTCAGCATCATTTTATAAATCTGACTTCCGCACAAAGCCATACCAGAGCTACCTCAAGCTTTTCAATATCCATAATTATAAAACTAAAGTGCTTCACTTGGCCCTGCTGAGCTTTTCTGAATCACAATGAGAAAGCCACCAAAAGCAGAGGCAAACTGGGCCGTGCAGCTTCCAGTTCAGCAGAAAGGCAGACTCTCCCCCTGCATCCATCCTTGTAACTCTGCCCACCATCAATCTCACTCGCTCAGCGTACTGAAAATTTGCTAACAAACGATGAAAGGTCCTTCTTCTGCAAAAGACACAAAGAGTGcctttcaaaaataacaaataccGACAGAGAACTGAGAATCTATGCCTTTGAAGCTATGGgattttgattttctgtatGGAATTCACGTGATCTTGTTCACCTTCTTCAGGCTGTATCCCCGGAGCTGGCACCGACACGGCTACCCCTGTTGCAGAGATgatctgtgctgcagctgtgcctgctggtAAGTACAGTTACAGAACTACAACAGTTAGTATGCACGTGCACTAAAGTGAGAACAGGGAAATAGTTAatactgtgggtttttttttcctctggagaaaCATTATTTGGACATTCATGTTATTACTTACAGAAAAGGAGACAGCAATCCAGCATgaattacacacacacaaaacttcACCTGACGTGACAGGTAATGGAACAAAGATGCCGACTGCGACTCTCTacattccttttgcttttgctttaaaagcagcTCAGCAATTATCCCAAATAAGGCATATTGCACTTGcttaagaaaaagagagatcATCTCAAGAGTCCAGCACCCAAACCGAGTCTTGTATGTAGAACTATGGAGTGCAGACATTTATATTAGATACCAAATATTCCAAGGTAGACaaacttaattaaaaactaAGCAAAAACAGCTCAAGCCTTTCGAGGCAAATTTCCTTAtgaccaaaaagaaaataatattaattctAAAAGGCTACAGCACACACATCTTCAAGCATTCCAACAGCCTATCTTCATCTGCTGTGGGATGCATGCTGCAGGAGGACGTTAGCTCTTTGCTCCTCTCTGTGTGACATTCAGGAGGGttaccttctttttcctctgaaggaGCAACAGCTTCTGGTTTAGTTGTCTGGGCTTTGGGAACGGGCTGTTTGGATTCTTTCATCACTTCTGCAACGGACGAGATCTTCAGCGGACCTTGCTGTATCTTGAAaatcaaaaataagaaacacCATCAGTTTTCCCCAACAGCTTTTGTGTGTCACCAACTCCACTGGAATGTAAAGGAACACTTCCACATCCAGACGACTGTATCGTAAATCCAAACTTCAAAGTACGCATGAGAACAACAGCAAGGCCATCTCATTTGTCACCTTGATTCTTAATGTAGAGGGAATCTTTATAATTTTCACTTCTGCAAAATGGAACGTTTAGTAGTGGCAGTTTCTCCcacaaacaaaaatgagttAAGGAATGTATACAAAGCTAACGTTGTCATATCCAAAACAGTCCAACTATTTCTAAGTGCTTTGAGTCTACAGCTAATGCAGATAATGGACAAATTCCATGCACACAAAGGCCTGAACCAGCTCCAAAGTACAGATTTCAATTCTTTCCCTTTGAATGTTGTTTAGTCCATATAAGTATGCCTAATTATAAACTAATTAAGCTAATTCAGACTCAGATGCTTGTGTTGGATGAGCACTTACTCAAGTGTAAAGACTGCATGATTTTAGGAtattcattctttaaaaacCATCATGCAAAGCCACAAGGTAAGAACAAAAGCATTTGAGTCAGAGCTGTAACAAGGCAGGTGAGGATTTCAGTGTGACCAGTCTGTTTGGAGTAAAAGTTTACTCAGTGCCTGGAAGGCACTAAGAGCCTGGATGATCACAAGTGAAGAACATGCGGCTGAAAACAAGAGACAGTTCTGGTCAAGTAATATTCTTCTACTTGTTAAGAACAGATTTCTCAAATTAAAAAGATTTCGGGTTTCTTGAAGGTCAAACAGCTTCTGAAAGCTCCAAAGAGCCACAGCCAGAGAAGCCTTAACTAACTACACAGCACTGCCAACCACAGTAAAATTAGTTAAATTCCATTGTGTCACCTACTATCATCTCCCCAGCTTAAAAGCAGAGCATCTATTTGGTTAGCATCTTGGTAGACTGTTTCACtatgaataaaaatgacagttttACAACTCACAAACCACAACGACACGACGATAAAGGGAAAGGTGCAAGCAGCACCGTTACACAGCAGTCAGCAGTGCCTCTACATAATAGGTAATTCATGACATGAGTTTGAAACAGGAACGGATCCACAGCGTAGCTCAGCATCACCTCAAAGAGCAACAATCTAAACCAAGAATGCTCGGTTCTTAATTCTTAAACTTAGTGCATAACAAAACTGATGAGAATTTGAAAACTAAGAGCAGATGCTCTCTCTAAACAAGGAAAATGGAAGTGTGTTGGGGGGCAGCGAATAGGAAACGCTTACCGGTTTCTTTGGCGTGGGTACACTGTAAGGTGCAGGACCAAGTGCCATCTCAAAGAGTTTGTCGGAGTAGGGAATGGCTTTCTCTACATTCTCCCGGAAATGCGGATCGTAGCTGGCGTACAGGACAGTTCCCCCTACTCCTCCACCCACAAACAAGACGCTGGCACCAATGATTTTACCTACAGAAACactggggggagagggggaaagaaggaaaattatgCAAATCACATCGTCTGACAAGAAAGCATCTAACAGATTTTAACACTTCAGCCTACACCTGGGAACACCCGCTGCGATCCAGAAGACGGCCACCAACCCGAGGGTCTGGGACAAACCAAGGGATGGAAGGCTCACCTCCCCCCCTCCAAACCCTCCGACGCACCCGGACTCTCCTGACGTGGTCGCATATCCACGGCTCGGTCGGGATGGACGGAGCGACGCTCTCCTGCAGCGGCAGTTCTGTGAGGGGTGGAGGAGAGCAAAGTCAGGCAGCGAGCACATCCCAGAGTCTCCTCACCCCAGGGCACGTCAGGTCAGCTCGGTCTGAGAGCTACGGCAGCTCAGCCAGGACCAGCGCAGAAACCAGGGCTGCTTTTATACTTTAAACTCCTTTGGGAGACACAAACTGACTCCCACACCAAGACGCTCCCTGAAAGAATAACGCAGCCACTTTCAAGATAGAGATCTGGttgtaatataaatgaaattacCATGTGAGGAGTGATACTTTACCATATTCTACTTAGCGAGGATAACGTTACCCGAgatttttatctccttttttaCCTCAAAATGAAGATCTACCAGAAAGGCTGGTCATGCGGtaattttttaaagctgcatCACCCCCCTCGGCCATCACAACAATCTTGCTTTTATTCACTGCATCACCATAATGTGGAAAACTACAAGGAGTTTCCAATCACCCCTTCGAATAGTTACCAGAAGTGTGTTACAAATAAGAACAGGACACCAAGAGCTGACAGTGTTCAGACGGATTACAAAGAATTGCATCTCACGTGCGTCGGCAGAAATCTGTTCTAAGGAACcaagcaggcagcacagagccctgcacagGGCACTGGGAACAGCTGTTGCCATTCCTTCCTCCTACCCCAGCACTCTTGTGCTATTTAGTTCACCTAACTCCCAAGACGCTGTTGTTTTACATTCATTACCTGCTATTGCATTGCTACAAAACCCACTCTGCAGGGCACATCACaccttccctgcagccagcagaagaaCCGCAGGGAATCCAGCATTTGAGATGATCCACATGAGATCACCACCCCTGCAAAGTGCTCAGGACAGGCACAGTAAAACATCGTTAAAGAACCCTGCCTCGCACACATGTGCTTTATGATAAACCTCAAGCAGCCACATAGAGAGCACAGTGTCATCCTCTGCATTCATTCAGTCCAAGCTAAACCTCCCACTCCCctctggctgcccagagctccacccaacccagccttgagcacctccagggatggggcaaccgCAGCAATCTGGGCAATCTTTAAGATCCCTCCCAGCccaagccatcctgtgattctacGGCTCCTAAACATGACATGAGATGCTCTGCCAGGAGCAGCCGATGTGCTTACAGCCTGCTCAGAGAGGCTGGATGTAACGACGGGTGAGGGAGCGGTCAGGTGAGAAAGGGCCAAACTTGACAAGGATGGGAAGGAACCCCGGGGAAGGCAGAGCCTCGCAAAGCTGACAGCGCCTTGCCAACCCCATCAGTGCACAGAGTGCTGTGCTAGCTCTGAGCCTGCACAGCACTTCCACCAAACCTGAACCGAGTGAAGGCACGTTTCCAAaccacaaagcacagcacttcATTTTCCAACACTGTACGGACATTCTGTACGCGCTCTTCTACGCATGCACAGAGCCCTATGTGACAAACATCTGCGGAAGTCTGCTTCTCATCTCTCAGCTCAGACTTTCCACACGCCCTGATTTCAGCGGGCGCCAGCTGCTCTGGGCCGGAGCTCCCCACGGCCTCATTTAGCGGCAGTTTCTCTCAGCCGACACCGCCCAGCGCCGGGGCCGGCCCAGGCCGCGATGCGGGACCGCCGTGAGGCGCCCAGACCCCGCAAGGTCACGTCCTTCCCGCCGCCGGCAGGCCCGCTGTCCCGCCGCCCAGCAGCCGGCCGAGCGCCGCCACCTCCGGGCCCGCCCGGCTCCATCCGGGTCACCCTCAGCGGACTCCAAGGACCATGACGCCTCGCGGCCGCCGCTTCCCGCCACCCTACGCAGAGCTCGGCGCGCTGCATTTCGGGACTCGTAGTGCAGCCGAGCAGCGAGCTGACAGCGCCCGCCCGCCGCGGCGCCCCATTGGCTCCCGCGGCCGTCCCTCAGAAGCCGAGCAGCCAATCGCGGCGAGCGGGTGAGCAGTCATTCAGAGCAGATGGAGCCGCGGTTGGAGGACGCGTCGCTCCTCAGCCACATGCTCTGCAGCTCGCTGCCCCTCAGGCCCTGTCGGTTAGAGGGCGGACGCCAGTCATACCGACCGGCGCTACACCTCCCATGAGGGCGCGCGTCTTCTTCCCCCCTCCGCTCCGCCCCGCTCACCTGCGCGGCCACCGCGACCCCCGCTCGCTGACAGACCCGCAGCATCGCCTCAGAGCCGGCGGCGGCCgagggcaggctgcaggaaggcGCCGTGCACGATAACTCCCAGCGCCTCCCGCCTCCGCCCCGCACCGCGAACAGGGCACGATGCGCATGCGCAGGCCGCCCCTCCGGCAGGGGGCGTGGCTACTGTCCCGATAGATTGACAGGCGACGCGCCCAATCAGAGAGGAACAAGCGGGTCACGTGCTCTGGCCGCCATTTTAGAAAGCGCCCGGACGGGGCTGCGCTCCTCCCAGCGGGGGCGCGGCGCTCTGCAGCCGTCCGTCGGCACGGCTCGGCCTGACCTCCGCCGGCTGCCGTAGGCTGAGCGCGGGGACATGGCGGCGGCGGTGGTGCGAGGGGCTCTGGCGGGTCTGTggctgagggaaggaaggaaagagggagggCGGCAGGCGGCCATGTCGGGGGAGGGGGTGCCCGTGAAATGGCGGCGGGCCGGGGCCGCTCACCTCTCCTGAGGGGTGTCTCTCCCCGCAGGGATGCTCCGGCCGCTGGCGCGCTGGGCCCCGCTGGCTGCGGGGCGAGCTGCGTCCGTCCGGTGTTGCCACGGCCGAGCGCGGGCTGCGGCTGTGCTGGCGAAACCGCTGTCCCTCAGGAACGTGCCCGGCGGGGCCCCCCCCGCGCTGCTCAGCAGGTAGGGGCCTGTCGGCTGCTGGCAGCGCTGCGGCCCGGGGCTCTCGGCCGGGAGTGGGCTCAGCGCGGCAAGGGGACGGTGGGTGGGATGGGCATGGCTGTGAGGGACGAGGTCAGAGGAgggcttaggttggaagggacctggcGCTGCACCCGCTAGACcgggctgccagggcacatcTAGGGTGGGCTtgggcacccccagctctgggcagcctgtgccagggccttaGTACCCTCTGCATAAAGCATGTCCTCCTagcatctaatctaaatctcctctcttttagtttttttttattaatcatccctattttttaattcatcccTGACCTGCCATTATCAGAACATGTAAAAAGAAGTCAGTCCCTTTCCTGCTggtaagctcccttcaagtactggaaggccccGGgcccttctccaagctaaacaaatcCAAATATACCCTCAGAATAAACTTCTGAATACCAGTGACAGCTGAGTGCTTACAGTTCAGCATTTAACCACGTTTACATTCCTGATTCATTCCTGTTCTATtacctcctcctttctttgtctttagACTCACACCTCTACTTCCAAGCATACTTCAGCAGCCGGTGAGGCCCCTCACGTATTGTGGCTTAcggaaggggaagaggaagagcgTGAAAGCCGTCGTGAAGAGGTTTCTCCGACTGCACAATGGTCTTTGGGTTAGGAGAAAGGTATGATCTTGCTTTGCTCAGGTAGTATAAACCTATTTAAAACAGTGGGCTCATTGCTTTTGTGCTGATAGACAG of the Numida meleagris isolate 19003 breed g44 Domestic line chromosome 4, NumMel1.0, whole genome shotgun sequence genome contains:
- the MRPL35 gene encoding 39S ribosomal protein L35, mitochondrial isoform X1, translating into MAAAVVRGALAGMLRPLARWAPLAAGRAASVRCCHGRARAAAVLAKPLSLRNVPGGAPPALLSRLTPLLPSILQQPVRPLTYCGLRKGKRKSVKAVVKRFLRLHNGLWVRRKSGYKKRLWKKSTAQKKRLREFVLCNRTQCKLLDKMTTSFWKRRNWYVDDPYQKYHDRTNLTV
- the MRPL35 gene encoding 39S ribosomal protein L35, mitochondrial isoform X2; the encoded protein is MLRPLARWAPLAAGRAASVRCCHGRARAAAVLAKPLSLRNVPGGAPPALLSRLTPLLPSILQQPVRPLTYCGLRKGKRKSVKAVVKRFLRLHNGLWVRRKSGYKKRLWKKSTAQKKRLREFVLCNRTQCKLLDKMTTSFWKRRNWYVDDPYQKYHDRTNLTV